Genomic segment of Terriglobia bacterium:
CCGAGATTTTTGGCCAGTTCCTTTCCGATAATGATCGGGTCCGCGTCGGGAAATGTCTCCGAAAGTCCGTCGAGAGATCCCGAAGAAAGGTGATGGAGCAGGTCACCGACCTTCAGCTCGCGTTCAACATCAACCCCTTTAATCATCACGCCGCCGGACCGTTGACGATTGGAAATCAGGGCCTGTTCATAGAGGGCCGGCGCCGCGGCAACCACGTGCGGCAGATTTGAGAGGCGCCGGGTCAGCGCTTCATAATGCTGGATGCCGTCATTCTGCGAACGAATCAGATTCACATTGGCGGTGGCGCCAAGCAGCTTGCCCTGCAGTTCCTGGCGAAAGCCATTGTTGATGGCCAGCGCGATCACCAGCGCGGCCACACCCGCCGTCACTCCGACCACGGAGATGGCTGTCACTACTGAAATGGCAGCCTGTCGCCGCTTCGCCTTCAGATATCGCAATGCAACAAATAATTCAAACCTCATAGTCCAGAGTTATTATTAGATGATATCGGGTGAAAAGGAAATCTGAAACGCGGGCCGGCCACGGGCTCACCCCTTCATAGATGCGCCAGCCCCGAATCAGTGACTTCGCATGCCATTGCGACTAAAGTTTGCCCTCAAACGTGTCGTCATCGCCGTGCTGGTCACTGCCGGGGTTTTGGCTGCATATTTGAGGGCAGGAAGAACACAAACGCGGCAGCCCATCCCGGTCGTGGGCTCACGGCAGAACGTTAGCATGGAAACGGAGCTTCTGTCGGCCATGCACTCAGCCGACCAGATAGAGATCAGGGCCGGCGAGCTGGCACGGTCAAGGGGGACGATCGGCGAGATACGCAACTTCGGGGTTCTCCTCATGCGCGATCACAGTGAAGCCGACAAGCGCATCCAGAGCGCGGCCAACCAGCAGCACATACGCTTGACAGAGTGGCTGGCCGAGACCCCCGAAGAACAGCACAACATCGAAATGCTCCAACAGGCGCTCGCAGAGTTGGAGTCACTCGACGGGCCGAAGTTCGACAGCACGTTCATCGAGTTCACTGACGAAATCCAGTACAGGCTGCGGCAGACGTTGCAACGTGGCACTCTGCAAGTGAAGTCGTCGCCGGTCAAGGCGCTCATCAGCAAGGAAATTCCCATCCTGCAACAGCACGAATTTCTGTGTAGCTGGTGCCGTGATCACTGCTTGAATCTCAAACTACGTTGATCTACGTGCGGGGCGAACAAGCCGGGGAAGACATGGCAGAAGAAAGCAACATTTCCACCAGAGCGGTACTGCGGGGAGGCATCGCGGGCGGAGTCATCGCCGGCCTACCGATGTTGGCATTTGCGATGGTGCATGCGGAGATCACGGGCGCAGGTTTCTCGAGCCCACTGCGATGGATCGCGGCGTCCCTTGGCGATGTATGCGCATTGATCATGGCCGGTGAAGCAAGGGGCAGCACCAGTACGCCGGGTGTGCTGTTCACGGGTGCGATCATTCACCTTTTGTTTTCGGCGGGCTGGGGCATTGTCTTTGTCAGGCTTTTTCCGCGACTTCGCGGCATCGCCGCATTGGGCGTGGGGCTTTTGTACGGCGTTGGGGTGTGGGTGGTGATGACGTGGGGCGTACTCACGTGGCTGGATCGGCCCATGTATGATCGAGTGCAGCTCGTGGCTGGGGCGTTTTTTATGCAGCACTTAGTATATGGAGGATGCCTTGCTCTGGCACCCTGCCTTGCGCGCCGGTGGCCCGGCAAAGGTCCAGTCAACCCCAGTCTGACGCTCCGACTAAACTAAAATCCAATCCAGGATTAAGTGAAAGTCGTCATGACTGTCGCTGATTATGCCCAAGCCAAGACGTGCTCGGAAATAGGACAGGCCGAAACACTCCCTAGCAGGCTGATCAAAAATGGGCCTAATTAAGAAAAAACGATCGCGGCTGGCGCAGATGCTCGCTGTTTAGCATCTGCAGTCTCGCGAAGCGAGAGGTTATTGTCCGCCGAAGTCTGGCCCTACGGGAATCGCAGGCAAAAACCCGGCGGTTCGCCAGCGCTCGAATCGCGACTGACCGGCTGGTCAGCCTATATACGACTGAACAACCAGCCGGAGACGAACGAAATCAGCCCACGGTGGGCGCCTCTCTCGCCGTGTGGCCTCTGTCAATTTGCGGGAGAGATAAGAGCCGCGAGCCTCAACAGCGGGCGATCGCGCTGCTCCCTCTTCAACTCTTCAGGCCGAAGATTTTTCGGGGCGCAGCAGAGGGAACAGGATCACGTCGCGGATGGAATGCGAATTGGTCAGGAGCATGGTCAGGCGGTCGATGCCGATCCCTTCCCCGCCCGTCGGAGGCATTCCATAGCTGAGCGCGCGGATATAGTCCTCATCGATGGCGTGCGCCGTCAAGTCTCCGCGTTCCCGCAAAAGCTGCTGATACTCAAAACGGTCGCGCTGCTCGGCAGGGTCGTTGAGTTCGCTGAAGGCGTTGGCGATTTCCATGCCGGCTACGAAAAGCTCGAACCGCTCGACAAAATTGGGATCGTCGGGCTTTTGCTTGGACAGCGGCGAAACTTCAAGCGGAAAATCGACAATAAAAGTCGGCTGGATCAGCTCGTGCTCCGCCACGGCCTCGAATAGTTCCTGTAGGGCCGCCCCCGGCGCCAGGCCTTCAGGCGTGGCAAGGGTCGCATACCGCCCGGCCGAATTTTCCGCAAAGCTGTTATAGGTCTTCGCCCATTCGAGAATCGCTTTCGGCTGGGCCAGGCCTTCGACCGAAGGCCCTCCATCGGCCGAAGGCCCTCCATCGGCCTCCTTCGGCCAATAACGGACAATGGCCTCCTTCATGGTGAAGCGCTGGAATTTTTCAAACGTAATATGGTGTTCACCGTAATCAAACTCGAGCGAGCCCACAACAGCCCTGGCCACGTGCTGCATCAGGTGCTCCGTCATGTCCATCATGTCGCGGTAATCTGCATAAGCCTGATAAAACTCCAGCATCGTGAACTCCGGATTGTGCTGGGTAGAAATTCCCTCGTTGCGGAAGTTCCGGTTGACTTCGTAAACGCGGTCGAGCCCTCCCACAATCAGGCGCTTCAAGTAGAGCTCCGGCGCGATTCGCAAATAGAGATTCATATCCAGGGTGTTGTGATGGGTCACAAACGGACGAGCCATGGCGCCGCCAGCCATCGGCTGCATCATCGGTGTCTCGACTTCAACATACCCGTGCGACTCCAGGAACTCCCGCAATGCCTTGATCAGCCGTGAGCGCCGCTCAAAAACGCGCCGGGCTTCTTCATTGACCATCAGGTCCAGGTACCGCTGGCGGTAACGGATTTCAACGTCGGTGAGGCCGTGCCATTTTTCCGGCAACGGGAGAAGGGCTTTGGCAAGAAAATGGAGGTGCTCGGCGTGTACCGTCAGTTCGCCAGTGCGGGTCCGGAACAGATAGCCTTCCACGCCAATCACGTCGCCCAGGTCAAGCAGCTTGTAAAGCTCAAAATCGCGTTCGCCAACGGCGTCCAAGCGCACATAGATCTGCAGTCGCGATCCTTCCCCTTGCAGGTGCGCAAAGCCGGCCTTGCCGTGAGGCCGGATCGTCATAACGCGGCCGGCAACCCTTACCGGGACTTTATTCGCAGCCAATTCCTCGGCCGACTGAGCAGAGTATTGTTCCAGAATCTGCGGAATGGTATGGCTGATACCGAATTTTCTTGGGTAGGGCTCAAAGCCCAGGCCGATAATGGACTTCAGTTTTTTTTCTCGCTGAAGGACCAGGTCCTGGCTCTCATTGTTCGATATTGACAAGATCGTTAACCCCGGCTTCCGGAGCGGTCATGCAGTGCAGTCGCGGCCCCGTCGTAGCTTTCTCAGCAGGAATCGTGACAAAGCAAATCCAATCTTACACCCCAGCCAGTCGATCGCTGACGCAATCGTTCACCGCCTAACACGCAGTATCTTGAAAACAGGCATTATAGGTGCCAGTCCAAAAACGTGTCAAGGATGGAGGCCCGCCGTCAAAACTCATCCGCCCTATTGCCGGTTAACTGGGAAATTAATAGTTAGCCGGATAGATTCCGCAATTCAACAAAGAATTTTTAAAAGAATAGGCTACTTTGCTCTTGAAAAATTCCACGAGTTCACCTATATTGGGGAACGCTTATGGTGTGGATTTTCGAATTCGGAATTCTTTTGGTGGTCGCGGCGGTACTTCGCAGGGCCCTCCATCTGGGGAAAACGCCGGCCCCCAGGCAGCCCGGTCCGCGGTTTCGACGACCCGCCAACAACTCCTTGTGTTCGCCTCTGGTTTCAGAAATCGACGCCCATGCTTCCATTCTTGGTGTGGCGCTCAACGACGCCATCGACGAACTAGCTTCCGGGAAAACTGAGATGGCCCGCTGCATGCTTGGCGTATTCAGCAGCGAGCGGGAGCGACTGGTTGAGCTGGTTATTGATTTGCAAAATCTCTCGCTCAAGTACCTCCCAACGGTCCAGGATCCCATAGAAGGAAGGACCCTTGACCCTGAGTCTTTCCGGTCAGCGCCGGTCAGCGAATTCCTCAAACGCCACAATGTTCTGGAGCAGTTTGTCTTTCGTTCGAAGCTGCGCTTCCAATTGCAACTGCGGCTCCTGCGGCGCGCAACTGCGCTGCTCAACGAGAGCATTGAAGAAAGTATAGGCAATCCAGCACAAGGTACTGCCGGATTCGGCGGGACACTTGCTCAGCTTGACCTGTACTTCCATGATCTCGACTTGTTGAGCAAGGAAACCCTTCTGGGCTTCAGCGCGGAATTGGCCAGCCTTCCCGAGGATGTGCTGGAAGAGGTGAGCGCCGAAATCGCGGCCCTGACCAACCGCAACACCGTGCTGATCCCTCTCGCGTCCGCTGTCCAGCGCTAAGCCGCAAATCCCCTTCAACGCAGCATTCGAGCCGGAAAACTCCTGATGCGGTCCGGCAGGGGCAACCGGCCAGCTCTGACAACAGTTAATCCGGGAGCATCGCACCGGCGAGAACACCGTGACGCCCCCAGGGAACGCGCCTGCGCCCGTCGCTATCCGTAGAAGATTTCCGCCGTCTCGATCAGTTCCTTATCCACAAACTTCAGCTTGGTCATCGCGTCCTTTAGCGGGATGTCCTCGATCTTGTTCCCCCTCAGACAGACCATCGTTCCATATTTACCCTCATGGATGAGGTCAACGGCCTTCACGCCGTACCGGGTGCCGAGCACGCGGTCAAAAGCCGTCGGCGACCCTCCCCGCTGAGTATGGCCGAGGACGGTTACACGGGTCTCATAACCTGTCCGCTTTTCAATTTCGTTGGCGATCACTTCCCCGACTCCGCCCAGGTGAACGTGGCCAAACTGGTCGAGCTTCTGGTTTTTCGTCACAACTTCTTCAACGCCTTCCAACTTGAAGCCTTCAGCCACCACGATAATAGAAAACAGCCGGCCTCTCGAGTGCCGTTTCTGGATGATTTGGCAAATTTCGTCTATGGTCATCGGTTGCTCCGGAATCAGAATGCAATCAGCACCCCCGGCCAGGCCTCCGGTCACCGCGATCCAGCCTGTGTGCCGGCCCATGACTTCGACAACCATCACACGCTGATGCGACTCGGCAGTGGTGTGAAGGCGGTCAATGGCTTCCGTCACGATCGAAACAGCGGTGTCAAAACCGAACGTCTGGTCAGTCCCTTCGACGTCATTATCTATCGTCTTGGGCACGCCTACGACCTTCATCCCATCCGCGGCAAGTTGTCGCGCCACGCCCAGCGTATCCTCGCCGCCGATCGCGATCAGATAATCGATGCTGAACTTTTCCATGTTGGTCTGCAATGCCTTTCGGTCCTCCTCTTTCTTCAGAGGGTTCGTCCTGGAGGTCCCCAGAATGGTCCCGCCACGGGGCAGAATCCCCGAAACCTTCATCAGGTCTAGCGGCTCTATAGTGCCCTTCACAAGGCCCAGCCATCCGTTCTTGATTCCGTATACTTCGTAATTCAGCATGAGGGCGCGGCGGACCACCGCGCGAATCACGGCGTTTAATCCGGGGCAATCCCCGCCTCCGGTTAGAATTCCAATTCTTCCATGACCGTCTGTAGTCATTTCTTCGTTCTCTCCCGATATAAATATGTAGATGCAGGGCAGCAGCAGACCACGCGTGCCTGGCCGTACCGCCCTGCATCCCGTTGAATGCAGAGTCTGTGACTAAAACACTCGAATCTATCAGGAAAGCGGTGTCTCGGTCAAATGATACGTCCTCGTTCGCGACCGCGCAAAAATCGCCGGGGAGCTTGGTTGATAAGGGCTAATGCACAAAATATTCCCGCGCTATAAACAAGAGGCCCACGATGATCAGGAGAGTATTCGCCGCAACAAACAGCAACTTGCTGAACCTCCTGTGCGCTCCTGCCCCCCAGGCCATCAGCCATACGGAAAAAAACGATGCGCCGTAATAGCCGGCTAAACTGCCCACGAAAAACGGCAGAATATGCCAATTACCAACCACCCGGCCTTCGGCGATAATCGGACCTGCCACCGCCAGCCAGTAGACCCACGTTCCCGGATAGCTGGCTTCGACCAGGGTTGCGAGTGTGAGGCTGCTGTAGCTCAGGTTCCACGAGCATCCTTTCTTCTCGGCGTCCGTCCCGCCGTCTCCCCACAACAAATAGGCTCCAAACCCTGCCAATGCCGCCCCGCCCGCATACCCAGTGTAATGGGCGATGCCTCGCGGGATGACTTGAAAGAAGAAAAAGGTGATCAGGAAGAAAACCGAATCGATCAGCGTGGTAGGACCAACCAGTACCCACGCTGCCCGCCCCCAGCGCTTGAGCGTCATCTGCGTCAACGCGATCAGATGCAGGGGAGTGGGAATGAGTCCTCCGACTACTCCCATCCCCAGTCCCAGCAGGAACAGTTGCATATCACTCTCGCAGAACCCTGCCCTGGGGAAAACAGAAACGAAACCAGAATTGCAGCAGCCAGCCGTATGGCCGGACAGGGACGGCGAAGGCCAGTGGTGCTTCCCACAAGGCAATACGGGATAGCCGGACTATACCAGGACGAGGTCAGGATGATAGATGCTGCCTGAAACATGTCGCGCCACGGCGATCAGGCGGTGGTCCGGGTTCATAATCTTAAGGAGAGAAACGGCCTGGGCCCTTCCCCCACCCCGTCCAAAGCGGTCCGTTTGCGCCAACTCAAACTTATGACCGTGGCGGACGCTGCTCTCCTCTCTGCCACGCACGATCAGTTCCGGGCAATCGGGCAAGAGCGCCTCGAGCGAAATGAGGCAGCTTTCCGCTTTCTGCTCACGGACGGCTTCTTCCAGCGCCTCCAGCGTCAGCGATTGCTGCAGCGTAAACTCTGCCACTGCCGTGCGCCGCAAGCTTTCCAGATGGGCGCCGCACCCGAGCCTTTGCCCGATATCGTGAGCAAGGGACCGGACGTATGTACCGCCGGAACATTCCACCGCCAGGCGAGCGCGCTGTCCATCGAATGACTGCAATTCCAGCGCGTAAACTTCCACTTCCACCGGCTCGAGTTGCACCGGCTTTTTCTGTCGCGCCAACTCGTATGCCCGTGTCCCTCCAACCCGCTTGGCGGAAAACGGGGGCGGCGTCTGCATCAACCTGCCCGTGAATTCCCGGAGCAGTTTCTCAAGGGCTTCTGCTTCCACAGTCACTGCGAGCTTCTCAGACGTTGGTGTTCCCGTGCCGTCATAGGTGTCTGTGGAAACACCGAGCAGTACCGTGCCCTCGTAGGCTTTGCGGGATTTAAGGTAGAACTGCGCAAAGCGGGTCGCTTTACCCACGGAAAGCGGCAGAACGCCGGTGGCGAAAGGGTCCAGCGTTCCAAAGTGCCCGATCTGGCGAATCCCCAGCAAGCGGCGCGCGCGAGCTACGACGTCGTGGGACGTCATGTCCGGGGGCTTGTCAATAACCAGAACGCCGGCGATTTGCTGGTCCATAAAAATCGAAGCGGCGCGCGCAGACTGAGTTTCTATGCCCGGCGTGGTATGCCGGTCCTCCGCTTGGCGGCTTCTCGATGCTTATCGGTTCTTGTTGGCCTGGGCGAGCAGGGATTCAATCCTGAGCATGTCCTCGGCGCTGTGGTCAAGCGCAAAAATGAGTTCCGGAACACGCCGCAGCCTCAATCTCAGGCCGAGTTCATGCCGAAGGTACCCGGTGGCTGAGCGAAGCCCATCCAGCGTCCCTACCTGAACTCCCGTTTCACCCTTGACGGAAACCCAGATGTGAGCAGTCCGCAAATCCGGCCGCAAATCAACATGCGTGACGTTGGTGAAGCCTATCCGGGGGTCCTTCAATTCCAGCTCAATCATCTCGGTCAGTTCTTCGCGAATCTGGTCCTGCAGTCTCGTCTGGCGTCGTCCGGGAACCGTCATGGCAAAGCCTTGCACAAACCCGTTTGCAGGCGGCCACTCCTAAAAGAATTCGATGTCATGGCGGACATCATCTCCCAGAATTCGCTCAGACTCGTGGACGACGTCCCGAAAAACTGCATCCAAAAGCTGTTGGCTATCAGAAATGGAAACAACACCGAGCGTCGCAACCTGCCAAACGTCACGATGGTCCAGTTCCGCCACCGCAACATTGAACCTGGAGCGGAGGCGGTCGCGGACTTTGCGCAGGACTGCACGTTTCTCCTTGAGTGAGTGCGAATACGGCAGATGGATTTCGAGGGTAAGAAGGCCGACTGGCATTCTGGCCGGTCACCTCGTCAGGCTATGGCGGGCTCCATCACGCGCTCGACCGTGTACGCTTCCAGCACGTCCCCGACTTTGATGTCGTTAAAGTTCTCGACCGAAATACCGCATTCCGTGCCGAACCTCACTTCAGGGACGTCTTCCTTATAGCGCCGGACAGACCGAACACGGCCTTCGTGGACCACCACGTTGTCCCGCAGCACCCGGACGCGGGACTCCCGCGTGACCTTCCCTTCCTGAACGTAACACCCGGCAATCGTCCCAACTTTGGAGATGCGAAAAGTGTCGCGCACCTCCGCCCGGCCCTGCGTGACCTCTTTGAACACGGCCGAGAGAAGCCCGGACATGGCCTTCTTGATTTCTTCCACGACTTCGTAAATCACCGTGTGCAGGCGAATATCTACATTCTCAAGCTGCGCCAGGTCATTGGCCTTACGCTCGGGCCGCACATTGAACCCGACGATCACGGCGTTCGAGGCCGA
This window contains:
- a CDS encoding DUF4142 domain-containing protein, producing the protein METELLSAMHSADQIEIRAGELARSRGTIGEIRNFGVLLMRDHSEADKRIQSAANQQHIRLTEWLAETPEEQHNIEMLQQALAELESLDGPKFDSTFIEFTDEIQYRLRQTLQRGTLQVKSSPVKALISKEIPILQQHEFLCSWCRDHCLNLKLR
- the lysS gene encoding lysine--tRNA ligase, producing the protein MSISNNESQDLVLQREKKLKSIIGLGFEPYPRKFGISHTIPQILEQYSAQSAEELAANKVPVRVAGRVMTIRPHGKAGFAHLQGEGSRLQIYVRLDAVGERDFELYKLLDLGDVIGVEGYLFRTRTGELTVHAEHLHFLAKALLPLPEKWHGLTDVEIRYRQRYLDLMVNEEARRVFERRSRLIKALREFLESHGYVEVETPMMQPMAGGAMARPFVTHHNTLDMNLYLRIAPELYLKRLIVGGLDRVYEVNRNFRNEGISTQHNPEFTMLEFYQAYADYRDMMDMTEHLMQHVARAVVGSLEFDYGEHHITFEKFQRFTMKEAIVRYWPKEADGGPSADGGPSVEGLAQPKAILEWAKTYNSFAENSAGRYATLATPEGLAPGAALQELFEAVAEHELIQPTFIVDFPLEVSPLSKQKPDDPNFVERFELFVAGMEIANAFSELNDPAEQRDRFEYQQLLRERGDLTAHAIDEDYIRALSYGMPPTGGEGIGIDRLTMLLTNSHSIRDVILFPLLRPEKSSA
- a CDS encoding 6-phosphofructokinase produces the protein MTTDGHGRIGILTGGGDCPGLNAVIRAVVRRALMLNYEVYGIKNGWLGLVKGTIEPLDLMKVSGILPRGGTILGTSRTNPLKKEEDRKALQTNMEKFSIDYLIAIGGEDTLGVARQLAADGMKVVGVPKTIDNDVEGTDQTFGFDTAVSIVTEAIDRLHTTAESHQRVMVVEVMGRHTGWIAVTGGLAGGADCILIPEQPMTIDEICQIIQKRHSRGRLFSIIVVAEGFKLEGVEEVVTKNQKLDQFGHVHLGGVGEVIANEIEKRTGYETRVTVLGHTQRGGSPTAFDRVLGTRYGVKAVDLIHEGKYGTMVCLRGNKIEDIPLKDAMTKLKFVDKELIETAEIFYG
- the truB gene encoding tRNA pseudouridine(55) synthase TruB; translation: MDQQIAGVLVIDKPPDMTSHDVVARARRLLGIRQIGHFGTLDPFATGVLPLSVGKATRFAQFYLKSRKAYEGTVLLGVSTDTYDGTGTPTSEKLAVTVEAEALEKLLREFTGRLMQTPPPFSAKRVGGTRAYELARQKKPVQLEPVEVEVYALELQSFDGQRARLAVECSGGTYVRSLAHDIGQRLGCGAHLESLRRTAVAEFTLQQSLTLEALEEAVREQKAESCLISLEALLPDCPELIVRGREESSVRHGHKFELAQTDRFGRGGGRAQAVSLLKIMNPDHRLIAVARHVSGSIYHPDLVLV
- the rbfA gene encoding 30S ribosome-binding factor RbfA encodes the protein MTVPGRRQTRLQDQIREELTEMIELELKDPRIGFTNVTHVDLRPDLRTAHIWVSVKGETGVQVGTLDGLRSATGYLRHELGLRLRLRRVPELIFALDHSAEDMLRIESLLAQANKNR
- a CDS encoding DUF503 domain-containing protein, with product MPVGLLTLEIHLPYSHSLKEKRAVLRKVRDRLRSRFNVAVAELDHRDVWQVATLGVVSISDSQQLLDAVFRDVVHESERILGDDVRHDIEFF